The genome window CAGTTTGTGCACCCACAAGAGCAGCAATTGTTACAGGAATGTATCCTTATGCGAATGGAGCTATCTACCATAAAGCACCGGTTATTAATGCCAACGGTAAAGAGGTAAGAAAGGGATCAGGATTTTTGAGATCCACAGGCTATCATGATGATATTAAAACAATTGCTGAGGTTTTTAAGAAAGATGGATATATCACAGCATCACCAGGTAAGATGCATGTTCATGGTGAGCTACAAAAAAATGTAGACCCAGCACATCCAGAAAGAAACGATATGGGTTGGGATGTAGTCAATACAAGATATTATACTCACTTTCCTGGTGGCCATTATGAAGATGAAGTAGGAAAAGATGCCTACCATAGATACCGTCAGATCTTAGAATACAAGAAATATGGCGGAAGCCAAGACCTTAATCCACAGTTAAAGCCTTCATTGGTAGAAGATCATGAAGATAACTTCGATATGGTCGTAGCACGAAAAGCTGTAGAGTTTATTGACGAGAGAGGAAAAGACGACGAAAGTTTCTTCTTACATGTAGGTTTCGAAAAGCCTCACCTTCCGCTGACTACTCTACAAGAATATTATGATTTATACGATCAAAACGATTTTGAATTTCCTGAAACTGTAAACGATTGGTATAAATCAGGGAAATATCCTTGGGTGCAAAATTGGGTACACCACGGTCTTCCAAAGAACAAACCAGAACAAGCAAAAAGAGTGATGGCTGCTTATGCGGCATGTATCACAGAAATGGATGAGATGATTGGTCGTATTGTCACTGCTTTAGAAAAGAATGGTTTAGCAGATAATACAATTATCATTTATACTTCTGATCATGGTGAGCACATGTGGGAACATGGATTAAGAGGAAAACATAATATGTACGATGCGGCGATTAAAGTACCATTTATTCTTTCTTATCCAAAAGCATTGCCTCAAGGAACTAGAAACGAAACATTGGTTAGTTTAGTAGACGTGATGCCTACTGTTGCTGAATTAATTGGTGCAGATGTTCCTGAAGAAGTTCA of Flammeovirga agarivorans contains these proteins:
- a CDS encoding sulfatase family protein; protein product: MRRLHILFLACLLVPIMGAQAQKKKKNKKPNVLFIISDQHKQTFSGAYGHDIIKTPNIDALAKNGVTFENAYAPAPVCAPTRAAIVTGMYPYANGAIYHKAPVINANGKEVRKGSGFLRSTGYHDDIKTIAEVFKKDGYITASPGKMHVHGELQKNVDPAHPERNDMGWDVVNTRYYTHFPGGHYEDEVGKDAYHRYRQILEYKKYGGSQDLNPQLKPSLVEDHEDNFDMVVARKAVEFIDERGKDDESFFLHVGFEKPHLPLTTLQEYYDLYDQNDFEFPETVNDWYKSGKYPWVQNWVHHGLPKNKPEQAKRVMAAYAACITEMDEMIGRIVTALEKNGLADNTIIIYTSDHGEHMWEHGLRGKHNMYDAAIKVPFILSYPKALPQGTRNETLVSLVDVMPTVAELIGADVPEEVQGVSLVSTSKNGKTIKDRTVFAEYRAGDYKAFPKQKDLPSRMMRKGNMKYIYTHGVIDQLYDVEKDPNERENLALNPAYQSLLEEMKFQTLVEWRFDKYSEMKVDRKGNTLQWDACDYTEDYTIFYAKNNNPLEAKVIKKDLADLSFEVEQKGYYWVMAQPKLTRTTPHYGEKVPVWIAAHTFDLPISNAVEVKKNLSK